A genomic window from Quercus lobata isolate SW786 chromosome 10, ValleyOak3.0 Primary Assembly, whole genome shotgun sequence includes:
- the LOC115963844 gene encoding uncharacterized protein LOC115963844: MTDLKTAIETARDLTQMRVQVSMVGTQFGVAPPGIPMPSNISLVNDGWSCPMSSSTGNQLRVVVSVLSKWVCLWLWNYICSRERLLAVSPKLTSLPGLLGFCYQSRKQPCLLGSLQVKRGVKPLLGLASYCLKKFGFYWWCFCFCDSLPITF, encoded by the exons ATGACGGATCTGAAGACGGCAATCGAAACAGCTAGGGACTTGACCCAGATGCGAGTTCAGGTCAGCATGGTCGGGACTCAGTTCGGTGTGGCTCCACCTGGTATTCCTATGCCTTCTAACATTTCGCTTGTCAACGATGGTTGGTCTTGTCCTATGTCCAGTTCGACAG GAAATCAACTAAGGGTGGTGGTGTCAGTTTTGAGCAAGTGGGTGTGTCTCTGGCTTTGGAATTATATATGTTCGAGAGAGAGATTGCTGGCTGTGTCTCCTAAGCTGACCTCTTTGCCTGGACTCCTTGGGTTTTGTTACCAATCTAGGAAGCAACCATGTCTTTTGGGGTCTCTTCAAGTGAAAAGGG GTGTTAAACCTCTGCTTGGACTCGCTTCTTATTGTTTGAAGAAGTTTGGATTTTATTGGTGGTGCTTCTGCTTCTGTGATTCTCTTCCTATAACATTTTAG